One genomic window of Armatimonadota bacterium includes the following:
- a CDS encoding ABC transporter permease translates to MAADVRLARPTALPAGRQAPRARGRRRPPQFYAGAVIVGAVVLVAVLAPWISPHGPADQDLLKALQPPVWRSGDWSHPLGTDRLGRDLLSRLMVGARVSTAVAVLSVLLGGGLGTMLGLAAGYFGRGVDRAVSRLIDIQLSFPPVFLAIAIMAALGQSLAKLIGVLAFVSWVQYARIARANTLSVREREFVLAARAVGASEVRVLLRHVLPSILPPLLVVGAVNMSSVILAEAALSYLGLGVQPPTPAWGSMVSEGRAAQGIAWWTTVFPGLAIAVLVIGANLLGDGLQQE, encoded by the coding sequence ATGGCCGCTGACGTCCGCCTGGCCCGCCCCACTGCCCTCCCCGCGGGCCGCCAGGCGCCCCGGGCGCGGGGGCGCCGCCGCCCGCCGCAGTTCTACGCCGGCGCGGTCATCGTGGGGGCGGTGGTGCTCGTGGCCGTCCTCGCGCCCTGGATCAGCCCGCACGGCCCCGCCGACCAGGACCTGCTCAAGGCGCTGCAGCCCCCGGTGTGGCGCAGCGGGGACTGGTCCCACCCGCTGGGGACCGACCGCCTGGGCCGTGACCTGCTCTCGCGGCTGATGGTGGGCGCGCGGGTCTCCACCGCGGTGGCGGTGCTCTCCGTCCTCCTGGGCGGAGGGCTGGGGACGATGCTGGGGCTGGCCGCCGGGTACTTCGGGCGTGGCGTGGATCGGGCCGTCAGCCGTCTGATCGACATCCAGCTCTCCTTCCCGCCGGTGTTCCTGGCCATCGCCATCATGGCCGCCCTGGGGCAGAGCCTGGCCAAGCTGATCGGCGTGCTGGCCTTCGTGAGCTGGGTGCAGTACGCACGGATCGCCCGCGCCAATACGCTGTCGGTCAGGGAGCGGGAGTTCGTGCTGGCGGCGCGCGCGGTGGGGGCCTCCGAAGTCCGGGTGCTGCTGCGGCACGTCCTCCCGTCCATCCTGCCCCCGCTGCTGGTGGTGGGCGCGGTGAATATGTCGAGCGTCATCCTGGCGGAAGCGGCGCTCAGCTACCTGGGCCTGGGGGTGCAGCCGCCCACCCCCGCCTGGGGCAGCATGGTGAGCGAGGGGCGGGCCGCCCAGGGCATTGCCTGGTGGACGACGGTCTTCCCGGGGCTGGCCATCGCGGTCCTGGTGATCGGCGCCAACCTGCTCGGCGACGGGCTCCAGCAGGAGTGA